TTTCACCGACCTTTTCACCGACCTTTTTCGATTGGGGGCGTAGTAATTCGACGAGGATTCCACCAGAGCGTTCGGAAATGACTGGAGCAGCCAAACCGGAAGCTTTGCAGGCCTCACTGATCTTTTCCACACCGCGTCCCCAGGAGTCGATATAACCGGCTTTGTAGCAGACCTCAGCAATTAGAGGATTCCGGGGGATGGACTCATGTGGCTGGAATAGCTGCTCGATGCTCAATTCCTCGGGCAAGGTGCCAGCATTCCACAAGGTCAGACGATTGTCATAGACTTTCATCTGAGTCATGCTGCCCAGGTAGTTGCGGTGAACCAGAGCGTTGAGCAACATTTCACGGAGCGCTTCGACGGGATACTCCAGCTCCTCGATGCGTTGGATGCCTTCAAAGCGAACGGGTTTGGTCAGGAACTTTCTCTCCAGCTGTTCGATGGTCTCGGGCAGCACCTGCATAAGGTTTCCTTCCACAACCTCCTGAAATCTTAGCTCGGTCTCGCTATCGCCAAAACGGCCAATCTTAACAAAGAGGTTCGGGTAGAACTCTCCCGGATCTTTGCCGAAAAGAACCAGCGCGGCGCGGGTAATGCCCTCGCGTGTGGTGAGTCGAAGCTTCTTAAGAATATCAACATCGGACAAATCCGATAAGTCCGGTAATCGTCCTGCTTTGGTCGCATCCGTTTTAAACCTTTCGATGGCTTTCGGATCCATGTCGTCGATAGTCGCGTTTGCTTCGATGACTCGGTCCCAGGTCATTCCCATTTTCTTGAGCAGAAAGTCATTGAGCGCAGCGCCCTTGAGTTCCTGCTTCACGCTGCCGGAGCGCCAGTAGTAGGCGCCACGCAGGGAGATGGGC
This portion of the Verrucomicrobiota bacterium genome encodes:
- a CDS encoding putative DNA binding domain-containing protein, whose protein sequence is MPESQRIEWKASWHDDYLKWICGFANAEGGTLVLGKDDEGNIIGLADAEKLLEDLPNKIRDKLGLMPRVDLHEKDGKPFLEIRVAPSTVPISLRGAYYWRSGSVKQELKGAALNDFLLKKMGMTWDRVIEANATIDDMDPKAIERFKTDATKAGRLPDLSDLSDVDILKKLRLTTREGITRAALVLFGKDPGEFYPNLFVKIGRFGDSETELRFQEVVEGNLMQVLPETIEQLERKFLTKPVRFEGIQRIEELEYPVEALREMLLNALVHRNYLGSMTQMKVYDNRLTLWNAGTLPEELSIEQLFQPHESIPRNPLIAEVCYKAGYIDSWGRGVEKISEACKASGLAAPVISERSGGILVELLRPQSKKVGEKVGERVGEKVGEKLNENQQRIVAMLRENSTMSAAKLAKELGISVRKTEENLRKLRESGVLKRRGPARGGHWEVNDG